The Caenorhabditis elegans chromosome II genome has a segment encoding these proteins:
- the Y53C12B.7 gene encoding uncharacterized protein (Confirmed by transcript evidence): MRPLSTLNIFVVLYSFVPEICSFSLLDRVNGKDIRTSIPDFRTSDADVGMRSAHFIGSFRGQPIKTRQHHAFIDDNGVPIPLLPYHEHFATSAESSSHHQKLKALAREHKILKWAKEIGGIAKKRRRRSGWSG, translated from the exons ATGCGACCCCTGTCAACACTAAATATTTTCGTCGTATTGTATTCTTTCGTACCAG aaatatgCTCATTCAGTCTACTTGATAGAGTAAATGGAAAAGATATTCGAACGAGTATTCCCGATTTTCGAACTTCCGACGCCGACGTTGGAATGAGATCG gctcaTTTTATTGGCTCATTCCGGGGCCAACCGATAAAAACACGTCAACACCATGCTTTTATAGACGATAATGG TGTTCCAATTCCATTGCTGCCTTACCACGAACACTTTGCCACGTCTGCAGAATCTTCGTCACATCATCAGAAGCTGAAAGCGTTGGCGCGTGAACACAAAATCCTCAAATGGGCCAAGGAAATCGGTGGCATCGCTAAAAAACGGAGAAGGCGAAGTGGATGGAGTGGATGA